The following is a genomic window from Neodiprion virginianus isolate iyNeoVirg1 chromosome 1, iyNeoVirg1.1, whole genome shotgun sequence.
GTACAATGTAtcattttgcaaattttctaaTCATAATTGTAAACTTGACAAGCCTGAACATGTTAAAGGACAATTGACTTGGGAACAAAGTTTATTTCCACAGGAAAATTCAAAGTACTACTTCAAAGTAACACCAATTTCCAAACATGGTGGAAAAGTGCTAGAATGGACAAAAAGTGCTCATTTTGTTATGAGTAAGTTATTCCAGCTTGGAACTATTGGTGCCTAACTATAATCGTTATTCATTGATTCCATACTACCTTCAGattaaaaatgatcaaaactagttttcgaaaattgaatatatgTAGCAATGCattgaagaaaacattttttatcttacaGAAAGTTCTCTCTGGACAGCGACATACATTGTGACTACCGtggtttttttattgattGGGATGTTCTTTGTTTTACGCCGTGTTTACTTCTACTACCGAAACAAGAGTATGTTAAATTAATACTTTGGTCAATCGATgtacatttattttacaattcgCACATGGTCCCGTGGCAATACTATTTCATCtgacaaatttatatttcattatttatctgAAGACTAgacaattatttatcatttaacAAAATAACTAAATTTCTTAACTCCGCAGAATTACCAAACATACGTTCAAGAAAGCCACGTTGTCTGTTGATATATGATGGAACACACAATGACCACATTGATGTTATGATTAAACTGGCAGAATACCTTATATCCTGTGATATCGATGCTATAATTGATGTGCTGCATGCCATGAAGGATGACTTCAATCTCCATGTAACCATCcataatattgaatttaatttctgCGTTTATCAGTAATATTCTGCAATGAATAGtaaaaaaacagcttttgaaGCTTTTCTTCTCATAACTAAATTTCAGTAATTGAACACGTCTTGTGatatgttttaaattttttgaccgCCAAATTTAGTTATATGCAGTACATTAAATCATACCTAAAATACGTTTTATGTTACAGGCCTGGAGTAACAGATACGGTCATTATATCATTAAACTTTACTCAAGAGAAATTTTCGTCTATTTCAGAGTCCAACTCAATGGTGCGATGAAGCACTTCACATGTCCAACTGTGTTATTGTGGCACAGTCCCCGCCACGTGATAATTCTGTGAGAGTTACTAGAACAATATATAGATTCCTATATGACCATGCTCGCAGATTAATAGAGGAAGACTACCATCAGAACCGCAGAAGATATTTCTTCATCGAATTTCAATACTGTCAACAGACTGACATACCTGTTGAAGCAGCGTCGTTCAAACGATTCAAAATGCCCACAGATTTGGACAAACTCGTTGATGAAGTACATAATGCGGATTATTCCACAGTATATACCGACCATAACGCCAGAGACTTTATAAATAGCATAAATTTGGCCACAAGAAGCATTATTAACCAGACACGTGAAAAACCAACATCTTTTGAAAACATCCCTAGTCAGTTGCATTTTCTCTTCCATTGTCAATCTATATTTCTATTATCGCAAATTTACCATCTTGATTTTATAGCTTAGAGCTTGCGTAATCTTGATACTTTCATCTATTTTAGGTTGTCTGTCGAAAAACAATCCGAGGTCCGAGGTTGATTCAACGACAATAGCTGGCAATAAAAGTACTACTTTCATGAACGGAAAAAGACGTGATTTTGGAGATCGATCTTATGCAACGTTACTGAGTTCTTTGGATCTTCTagaagcaaatgaaaagtttaacGAAGTACATGTGTCACATAAGAACGTGTTCATGGAATGCGAATAACTAGTATTTTTGTCCAACTCCACTTGAAGAAAGACTTCGTGCGTGAACCGACAATTTTTTGAGTCTGCTTCATATGCAAGAAAGGCGCATTTTCAAAGAGACTAGGACAGAAAAATATGTGCATGATGGACgggtgttaattttttttctatgattaCCGCTCGAAGGAATGCCCCGTAGACTCCTTCTCTTCACCGCTaaagaaaaaatgtgtttAAGTGTTACGTTATTGAAGTGTTATTTCTCagtgatgaatatttttatacatattatgtaaGTAGGTACATTTAAgtgatattatacacgtgaATCTTAACTAAGTTTAATAAGTTGTATCCATGAGTTTGCAGTAAAAAACTTGCTGAAATTAAATGCCATCTGTTGAATTGAAAGAATGTAAttatcaattgaaaataagatttctctcgcaaaattacgttgatatatttataatggGGCAATCTACGAATTGCCCCCAAAGAGGAAAACCGGTCCTCTGAGCGTTACGGGGAACGTTGAGCCAGAGAAGAAACATAGCAGGGAAACGTTTAGAGGATATATTTGCAAGATGTTCTCGTTTTAAAGTCTCGAGACTGACTATTGTTACTATCATCACGATAGACCGAGTAACCGTACGGAAGGGAGATGATTCAACATTTGATAACTGCGAGGCTGTATAAGGGGAATAACATTAATGGTTGTGACACAACTTCGTTACAATATAGTGCATTAAAGAATCAATCCTAGCATTTTTCAAaccggtaaaaattttcatcaaactgTAAAGCCTTACGTCTTcagaaaaaatctttcgtctcagaatcgatttgtatgaccaTTTCTTGACTAATTGGTTCCCCTGGACCGCAGAAAACGCGACAAAAAGACCGTAGCTTCAACGGCAGAGCAATGACGAACGAAATGCCATCAGCAAAAATGTAACGGCAAagaatttttggttttttgaatgtaacttttgatccgttgctcgtAGCGCGTTGAGACTGCGTCCAATCAATTCCTATCGCAAATTCACATCGGAATAATGCATCAAACAAATTATATCaccacttttcaaaatcgcgaaaattttcgccaaaaatgcaaagtcATTAGTCTTACTTTTCCGCGatttattgattaaaaaaatgtacgtcTTAGAATCGATACACATGATCTGTTCGAGCCCAATTAGACTTCAAGGATTGCAAAAAAGCATCAAATATACGATGTTTTAAATATCTACCGCTTATGACCGAAGTGATGGTCCGATTGTGCCCGGTTTTCCCAATGGTTTGAAATGATAGTCGATAGCTAACGCATTAATTACAGATTTGGTTACTATTAAAGCGATCGCCAGATTTGTCCATGACTGCATGGTCGAATGTACGCAGATGCTATATgtgtgtaattttattttattacatagTAATTACAAGCAAAGAATAATGG
Proteins encoded in this region:
- the LOC124299344 gene encoding uncharacterized protein LOC124299344 isoform X5, with the translated sequence MRTEDTKSFLQENKIKNCRKTTCSFNDSCPEVSSSMWGGSSSFSYDEIFNLDIFVGKTKTVLNLTITNITFYKLHIGLRYISMKPPTNDRICQTVDLRNDTSSKTLSWYSLIHHGFDAILQLLLEGKSTSYFKKYALKAPRRRAYDADETPQYDDIFTYVDVSVSDKVFLNMKPLPLVFNVSMYNVSFCKFSNHNCKLDKPEHVKGQLTWEQSLFPQENSKYYFKVTPISKHGGKVLEWTKSAHFVMKSSLWTATYIVTTVVFLLIGMFFVLRRVYFYYRNKKLPNIRSRKPRCLLIYDGTHNDHIDVMIKLAEYLISCDIDAIIDVLHAMKDDFNLHSPTQWCDEALHMSNCVIVAQSPPRDNSVRVTRTIYRFLYDHARRLIEEDYHQNRRRYFFIEFQYCQQTDIPVEAASFKRFKMPTDLDKLVDEVHNADYSTVYTDHNARDFINSINLATRSIINQTREKPTSFENIPSCLSKNNPRSEVDSTTIAGNKSTTFMNGKRRDFGDRSYATLLSSLDLLEANEKFNEVHVSHKNVFMECE
- the LOC124299344 gene encoding uncharacterized protein LOC124299344 isoform X4, which encodes MRTEDTKSDHTSGLVCYLNGCNEGKFETENKIKNCRKTTCSFNDSCPEVSSSMWGGSSSFSYDEIFNLDIFVGKTKTVLNLTITNITFYKLHIGLRYISMKPPTNDRICQTVDLRNDTSSKTLSWYSLIHHGFDAILQLLLEGKSTSYFKKYALKAPRRRAYDADETPQYDDIFTYVDVSVSDKVFLNMKPLPLVFNVSMYNVSFCKFSNHNCKLDKPEHVKGQLTWEQSLFPQENSKYYFKVTPISKHGGKVLEWTKSAHFVMKSSLWTATYIVTTVVFLLIGMFFVLRRVYFYYRNKKLPNIRSRKPRCLLIYDGTHNDHIDVMIKLAEYLISCDIDAIIDVLHAMKDDFNLHSPTQWCDEALHMSNCVIVAQSPPRDNSVRVTRTIYRFLYDHARRLIEEDYHQNRRRYFFIEFQYCQQTDIPVEAASFKRFKMPTDLDKLVDEVHNADYSTVYTDHNARDFINSINLATRSIINQTREKPTSFENIPSCLSKNNPRSEVDSTTIAGNKSTTFMNGKRRDFGDRSYATLLSSLDLLEANEKFNEVHVSHKNVFMECE
- the LOC124299344 gene encoding uncharacterized protein LOC124299344 isoform X1 — protein: MSKILFSLFLLSFLKNSKSDHTSGLVCYLNGCNEGKFETSFLQENKIKNCRKTTCSFNDSCPEVSSSMWGGSSSFSYDEIFNLDIFVGKTKTVLNLTITNITFYKLHIGLRYISMKPPTNDRICQTVDLRNDTSSKTLSWYSLIHHGFDAILQLLLEGKSTSYFKKYALKAPRRRAYDADETPQYDDIFTYVDVSVSDKVFLNMKPLPLVFNVSMYNVSFCKFSNHNCKLDKPEHVKGQLTWEQSLFPQENSKYYFKVTPISKHGGKVLEWTKSAHFVMKSSLWTATYIVTTVVFLLIGMFFVLRRVYFYYRNKKLPNIRSRKPRCLLIYDGTHNDHIDVMIKLAEYLISCDIDAIIDVLHAMKDDFNLHSPTQWCDEALHMSNCVIVAQSPPRDNSVRVTRTIYRFLYDHARRLIEEDYHQNRRRYFFIEFQYCQQTDIPVEAASFKRFKMPTDLDKLVDEVHNADYSTVYTDHNARDFINSINLATRSIINQTREKPTSFENIPSCLSKNNPRSEVDSTTIAGNKSTTFMNGKRRDFGDRSYATLLSSLDLLEANEKFNEVHVSHKNVFMECE
- the LOC124299344 gene encoding uncharacterized protein LOC124299344 isoform X2, whose amino-acid sequence is MSKILFSLFLLSFLKNSKSDHTSGLVCYLNGCNEGKFETENKIKNCRKTTCSFNDSCPEVSSSMWGGSSSFSYDEIFNLDIFVGKTKTVLNLTITNITFYKLHIGLRYISMKPPTNDRICQTVDLRNDTSSKTLSWYSLIHHGFDAILQLLLEGKSTSYFKKYALKAPRRRAYDADETPQYDDIFTYVDVSVSDKVFLNMKPLPLVFNVSMYNVSFCKFSNHNCKLDKPEHVKGQLTWEQSLFPQENSKYYFKVTPISKHGGKVLEWTKSAHFVMKSSLWTATYIVTTVVFLLIGMFFVLRRVYFYYRNKKLPNIRSRKPRCLLIYDGTHNDHIDVMIKLAEYLISCDIDAIIDVLHAMKDDFNLHSPTQWCDEALHMSNCVIVAQSPPRDNSVRVTRTIYRFLYDHARRLIEEDYHQNRRRYFFIEFQYCQQTDIPVEAASFKRFKMPTDLDKLVDEVHNADYSTVYTDHNARDFINSINLATRSIINQTREKPTSFENIPSCLSKNNPRSEVDSTTIAGNKSTTFMNGKRRDFGDRSYATLLSSLDLLEANEKFNEVHVSHKNVFMECE
- the LOC124299344 gene encoding uncharacterized protein LOC124299344 isoform X3, which codes for MRTEDTKSDHTSGLVCYLNGCNEGKFETSFLQENKIKNCRKTTCSFNDSCPEVSSSMWGGSSSFSYDEIFNLDIFVGKTKTVLNLTITNITFYKLHIGLRYISMKPPTNDRICQTVDLRNDTSSKTLSWYSLIHHGFDAILQLLLEGKSTSYFKKYALKAPRRRAYDADETPQYDDIFTYVDVSVSDKVFLNMKPLPLVFNVSMYNVSFCKFSNHNCKLDKPEHVKGQLTWEQSLFPQENSKYYFKVTPISKHGGKVLEWTKSAHFVMKSSLWTATYIVTTVVFLLIGMFFVLRRVYFYYRNKKLPNIRSRKPRCLLIYDGTHNDHIDVMIKLAEYLISCDIDAIIDVLHAMKDDFNLHSPTQWCDEALHMSNCVIVAQSPPRDNSVRVTRTIYRFLYDHARRLIEEDYHQNRRRYFFIEFQYCQQTDIPVEAASFKRFKMPTDLDKLVDEVHNADYSTVYTDHNARDFINSINLATRSIINQTREKPTSFENIPSCLSKNNPRSEVDSTTIAGNKSTTFMNGKRRDFGDRSYATLLSSLDLLEANEKFNEVHVSHKNVFMECE